A genome region from Alicyclobacillus acidocaldarius subsp. acidocaldarius DSM 446 includes the following:
- a CDS encoding DUF84 family protein: protein MRNEATMRVALGSLNRAKRDAVERALDAFGVRGEIECVNVPSGVRAQPLSDEETRRGAVERARRARRETGAHVGVGLEGGVEETEHGMMLVNWAAVAYGDDEVAVGGGLRMMLPDEIAQGIRAGMELGDVMDAWMGKTGLRHGEGAIGVLTGGRITRSGMFRDALICALAAAFGEARRA, encoded by the coding sequence ATGCGGAATGAAGCGACGATGCGCGTGGCGCTTGGATCGCTCAACCGGGCGAAGCGAGATGCGGTGGAGCGCGCACTCGATGCGTTCGGCGTCCGCGGCGAGATCGAGTGCGTGAACGTGCCGTCCGGGGTGCGGGCGCAGCCGCTGTCGGACGAGGAGACGCGGCGAGGAGCCGTCGAGCGGGCGAGGCGGGCGAGGCGGGAGACCGGAGCTCACGTCGGCGTGGGACTGGAGGGCGGCGTCGAGGAGACGGAGCACGGCATGATGCTCGTCAACTGGGCGGCCGTGGCGTACGGCGACGACGAGGTGGCGGTCGGGGGCGGCCTGCGCATGATGCTGCCGGACGAGATCGCCCAAGGCATTCGCGCCGGTATGGAGCTTGGCGACGTCATGGACGCGTGGATGGGAAAGACGGGGCTTCGCCACGGGGAAGGGGCCATTGGCGTCTTGACCGGGGGGCGAATCACGCGATCCGGCATGTTCCGCGACGCGCTCATCTGCGCGCTCGCCGCCGCTTTCGGCGAAGCGCGGAGGGCTTGA
- the glnA gene encoding type I glutamate--ammonia ligase translates to MTPRDILELMKQHEVQMVDFRIVDVPGRQHHVTVPAAEIDEEVLERGVAFDGSSVPGFRGIEESDMVMRPVLETAFLDPFTEVPTLAVTCNVYEPSGNRYERDPRYIAEKAEQYLKSTGIATTAYFGPELEFFIFDDVRFDSTQSGAFYAIDSEEAVWNTGTGVKNLGYHVKNKSGYFPVAPTDTQQDIRTEMVLELMKAGIRVERHHHEVATAGQAEINFRFGTLTRTADTVMTYKYIVRNVARRHGKTATFMPKPIFGDNGSGMHVHQSLFNGDEPLFYREGGYANLSEIALQYIAGILYHAPAILAFSNPSTNSYKRLVPGYEAPVNLVFSRGNRSAAIRVPVAVVSPKTARIEFRTPDCTANPYLAFAAMLMAGLDGIRRKLDPTELGFGPINKNIYELSAEEKAQIKSVPGSLGEVLDALEADHEFLLEGGVFTKDFIRNWIDFKRNNELAPLHLRPHPYEFSLYFDL, encoded by the coding sequence TTGACGCCGCGCGATATTCTCGAACTCATGAAGCAACACGAGGTTCAGATGGTTGATTTTCGCATTGTGGACGTCCCAGGCCGCCAGCATCACGTCACCGTGCCCGCGGCCGAGATCGACGAAGAGGTCTTGGAACGAGGGGTCGCGTTTGATGGATCGAGTGTCCCTGGGTTTCGGGGCATCGAAGAGAGCGACATGGTGATGCGCCCGGTGCTGGAGACGGCCTTCCTGGATCCCTTCACGGAGGTCCCGACGCTCGCCGTCACGTGCAACGTGTACGAACCGAGCGGAAACCGGTACGAGCGTGATCCCCGCTACATCGCAGAGAAAGCAGAGCAATACCTGAAGTCGACGGGCATTGCGACGACCGCCTACTTTGGGCCGGAGTTGGAGTTCTTTATTTTCGACGACGTCCGGTTCGACTCCACGCAGAGCGGTGCGTTCTACGCCATCGACTCCGAGGAAGCGGTGTGGAACACGGGCACCGGCGTGAAAAACCTCGGCTATCACGTAAAGAACAAGAGTGGCTATTTCCCCGTCGCACCGACGGATACCCAGCAGGATATCCGCACCGAAATGGTGCTCGAGTTGATGAAGGCCGGCATTCGCGTCGAGCGGCATCACCATGAGGTTGCCACGGCGGGTCAGGCGGAGATCAACTTCCGATTCGGCACCCTCACCCGCACCGCGGACACGGTCATGACGTACAAGTACATCGTGCGCAACGTCGCTCGCCGGCACGGCAAGACGGCCACGTTCATGCCGAAGCCGATTTTCGGCGACAACGGTTCGGGTATGCACGTTCACCAGAGCCTGTTCAACGGCGACGAACCGCTGTTCTATCGTGAAGGCGGCTACGCCAATTTGAGCGAGATTGCGCTTCAATACATTGCGGGCATTCTTTATCACGCTCCGGCGATTCTCGCGTTCTCCAACCCGAGCACGAACTCCTACAAGCGCCTGGTGCCCGGGTACGAAGCGCCGGTCAACCTGGTGTTCTCGCGCGGCAACCGCAGTGCGGCCATCCGCGTTCCCGTGGCCGTCGTTTCACCGAAGACCGCGCGCATTGAGTTCCGCACGCCGGATTGCACGGCCAACCCGTACCTGGCGTTTGCGGCCATGCTCATGGCGGGCTTGGACGGGATCCGCCGGAAGCTCGATCCGACGGAGCTCGGGTTCGGCCCCATCAACAAAAACATCTACGAGCTCTCCGCCGAAGAAAAGGCGCAGATCAAGAGCGTGCCAGGCTCGCTCGGCGAGGTGCTCGACGCGCTCGAAGCCGATCACGAGTTTCTCCTGGAAGGCGGCGTGTTCACGAAGGACTTCATCCGCAACTGGATCGACTTCAAGCGGAACAACGAACTAGCGCCGCTCCACCTGCGCCCGCATCCGTACGAGTTCTCGCTGTACTTCGACCTGTGA